From Paraflavitalea devenefica, the proteins below share one genomic window:
- a CDS encoding fumarylacetoacetate hydrolase family protein, with the protein MKLYKTKKGAVIEKDGHYYALNESWEALVNDDQLYEKLDQLTYTSTMADSSAIQELLPPVGRDQELWACGVTYLRSKIGRQEESKAAGGADFYAKVYEAERPEVFFKSTYHRIVGHGGLVRIRKDSTWDVPEPELTLVVTPSGKIVGYTIGNDMSSRSIEGENPLYLPQAKTYDGSAAVGPCIYVTREPLPANTAISLVIARNNTTAYKGEVSISQLKRTPEELVSFVYRECSFPYGCLIMTGTGIVPGHDFTLQSGDEIAISIDPIGTLENTVQ; encoded by the coding sequence ATGAAACTCTACAAAACAAAAAAAGGCGCCGTCATTGAAAAGGATGGTCATTATTATGCTTTGAATGAAAGCTGGGAGGCATTGGTGAATGATGACCAACTGTATGAAAAACTGGATCAACTCACCTACACATCGACGATGGCAGATAGCAGTGCCATCCAAGAGTTGTTACCGCCCGTAGGGAGGGACCAGGAGTTGTGGGCCTGTGGCGTTACCTACCTGCGAAGCAAGATTGGCAGGCAGGAAGAAAGCAAGGCAGCAGGCGGCGCCGATTTTTATGCCAAAGTATATGAAGCCGAAAGACCGGAAGTGTTCTTTAAATCCACTTATCACCGCATTGTAGGACATGGGGGACTGGTGCGTATCCGCAAAGACAGCACCTGGGATGTGCCGGAACCTGAGCTCACCTTAGTGGTCACTCCTTCCGGCAAAATAGTGGGGTATACCATCGGCAATGACATGAGCAGCCGGAGTATTGAAGGGGAGAACCCGTTGTACCTGCCGCAGGCAAAAACGTATGATGGCAGTGCGGCGGTGGGGCCTTGTATTTATGTTACCAGGGAACCGCTCCCTGCAAACACAGCTATCAGCCTGGTCATTGCCCGCAACAATACCACTGCTTATAAAGGCGAAGTGTCCATCAGTCAGTTGAAAAGAACGCCGGAAGAACTGGTGTCGTTTGTATACAGGGAATGCAGTTTTCCGTACGGCTGTTTGATCATGACGGGAACAGGCATTGTGCCGGGGCATGATTTTACCCTGCAAAGTGGTGACGAAATAGCCATCTCCATTGATCCTATCGGCACACTCGAAAACACGGTACAATAA
- a CDS encoding gluconate:H+ symporter → MTILIIVLAIALQIFLSAKKVSPFISLLVVAILAGLFLGMKPGVLLVSIEKGVGSTLGGLALIICLGAFLGKILEVTGAAEQITSTLIRAFGIRNIQWAVLLTGFLIGIPLYYNAGFVILVPLVVTLTRKTGLPLLYIVIPMAASLSTTHCFLPPHPGPVVLVKAFNANMGKVLLYGIVLAIPAVIVAGPLLGKLLKNLTTPAQDIALTAATVQHKTLPPVAASLLFALMPVCLIALAVVAGHLLQPGSILQTILLFIGDSVIALLITVLLAMYFLGKEAGINIAQMMKLLGEAIAGIAMILLIITAGGVFKQVLVDSGTGSYIATFSSKWDMPPLLFAWVITAFLRVMIGSATVAGITAAGVVAPLVTAGNASPELMVLAVGAGSVFGSHINDSGFWMFKEFFQLSLPQTLRSWTVMETVISIIGLGGVLVLDAVL, encoded by the coding sequence ATGACAATCCTCATCATCGTATTGGCCATCGCGTTACAGATCTTCCTGTCTGCAAAGAAAGTAAGTCCGTTTATCTCCTTGCTGGTGGTAGCTATACTGGCCGGTTTATTCCTGGGCATGAAGCCCGGCGTGTTATTGGTATCCATTGAAAAAGGGGTAGGCAGTACGCTGGGAGGGTTGGCCCTGATCATTTGTCTCGGCGCCTTCCTGGGAAAGATACTGGAAGTGACGGGCGCTGCCGAACAAATTACTTCTACGCTCATCAGGGCTTTTGGGATCAGGAATATACAATGGGCGGTATTGCTGACTGGTTTTTTAATCGGCATTCCGCTCTATTACAATGCGGGTTTCGTGATCCTGGTGCCGCTGGTGGTAACCTTGACCCGCAAAACCGGTTTACCTTTATTATACATCGTTATACCCATGGCGGCTTCCTTAAGCACTACGCATTGTTTTTTGCCGCCACATCCGGGACCGGTGGTGCTGGTAAAGGCATTCAATGCCAATATGGGTAAAGTGCTGTTGTATGGGATCGTATTGGCCATCCCGGCAGTCATCGTGGCCGGACCCTTGTTGGGTAAACTATTGAAGAACCTGACCACACCAGCACAGGATATTGCTTTAACAGCCGCTACCGTTCAGCACAAAACACTGCCGCCTGTGGCAGCAAGTTTACTCTTCGCCTTAATGCCGGTATGCCTGATCGCACTGGCGGTGGTGGCAGGGCATCTTTTACAGCCTGGAAGTATTCTGCAAACCATTTTACTGTTTATCGGTGATAGTGTCATTGCCTTGCTGATCACCGTATTACTGGCCATGTATTTCCTGGGTAAGGAGGCAGGCATCAACATTGCACAAATGATGAAATTGTTGGGGGAAGCCATCGCCGGCATTGCCATGATCTTGCTCATCATTACCGCCGGTGGTGTATTCAAGCAGGTGCTGGTTGACAGTGGCACCGGCAGTTATATTGCCACCTTCAGCAGCAAATGGGATATGCCGCCCTTGTTATTTGCCTGGGTTATTACTGCCTTCCTGCGGGTCATGATCGGTTCGGCCACGGTGGCCGGTATTACGGCCGCTGGGGTAGTGGCTCCGTTAGTAACCGCCGGCAACGCATCACCCGAACTCATGGTGCTGGCCGTGGGCGCCGGCAGCGTATTCGGCTCTCATATCAACGACTCAGGTTTTTGGATGTTCAAGGAGTTCTTCCAGTTGTCTTTACCGCAAACCCTGCGCTCCTGGACAGTGATGGAAACGGTTATTTCTATCATCGGTCTTGGTGGCGTGTTGGTGCTGGATGCGGTCCTGTAA
- a CDS encoding outer membrane protein assembly factor BamD: protein MKLSFTLFLTACLLITLNVFSQENKTSLYNEAMKQYEGKNYKAAAKVFDNIFSYRLSNKRLYDAACIYALNQQNKRALDILAYLAGKQFYSNYDHIVKDSDLTGLHHHKRWPVIVNKVKDNKASASQRLPGRIATALHNAKQRLQADNGQLWGQLIWNENMLVLDYDNTVYSITEFPGSKTDSGKIYYAKLPPNTLTFVNTVQTYAGKDYAIVLSNYLSDHSSTIIHELFHLLQRKARKLNGDAIKYLDNYEARELLRLEYQALRNALYYAGHKSAQQKVVACLEDALRFRKIRQGRNKDYLQPELEIETLEGLANYTGFALSGTPDKYEEAIEEIYQREEAQTYTRPFPYATGVAYGLLFDHLHIQWKAGLDQVYNFLAIYEKAKATAIDTTVNQLARARKSNNFEQIHREEEDRRTQNEKLLAYYRSLLQEKPTLRAQITDGMEYNRTFNMNGTIEIPGLGTVYSGIQGRDKSGKCFGSFKTIEDKSVLGNAGVLMLPDYKTFIFPTPFRMEGNKIIGDTYEIELNEGWSAEKADDTGNYVIRKKNNP from the coding sequence ATGAAACTATCTTTCACGCTGTTTTTAACAGCCTGCCTGCTGATCACCCTCAACGTTTTTTCACAAGAGAACAAAACAAGCCTCTACAACGAGGCCATGAAACAGTACGAGGGAAAGAATTATAAAGCTGCCGCAAAAGTATTTGACAACATATTCAGTTACCGGTTGAGCAATAAAAGGCTATACGATGCCGCCTGTATTTATGCCCTGAACCAGCAAAACAAGAGGGCGCTGGATATCCTGGCGTATTTGGCCGGCAAACAGTTTTATTCCAACTATGACCACATCGTGAAGGATAGCGATTTAACGGGCTTGCACCATCACAAACGCTGGCCTGTAATAGTAAATAAGGTAAAGGACAACAAGGCTTCCGCATCTCAACGGCTGCCCGGGCGCATCGCCACAGCGCTGCACAATGCGAAACAACGATTGCAGGCAGATAACGGGCAGTTATGGGGACAACTTATCTGGAATGAAAACATGTTGGTATTGGACTATGACAATACCGTTTATTCCATCACGGAATTTCCCGGCAGCAAAACCGATAGCGGGAAAATATACTATGCCAAACTGCCGCCCAATACGCTCACCTTTGTCAATACCGTTCAAACCTATGCAGGGAAGGATTATGCCATCGTATTATCCAACTATCTTTCAGACCATTCCAGTACTATAATTCATGAACTGTTCCACCTCTTGCAGAGGAAGGCCCGCAAACTGAACGGCGACGCCATCAAATACCTGGACAATTACGAGGCCCGGGAGCTGCTGCGTTTGGAATACCAGGCATTGCGCAACGCGCTGTATTATGCCGGCCATAAAAGCGCTCAGCAAAAAGTGGTGGCCTGTCTTGAAGACGCCCTACGATTCAGGAAAATAAGACAGGGGCGTAATAAAGACTACCTCCAACCGGAACTAGAGATAGAAACCCTGGAAGGACTGGCGAATTATACCGGTTTTGCCTTGTCCGGCACGCCCGATAAATACGAAGAAGCCATCGAAGAGATCTACCAGCGAGAAGAAGCGCAAACCTATACCCGGCCCTTCCCGTATGCTACCGGTGTAGCTTATGGCTTGCTGTTTGATCACCTGCACATTCAGTGGAAAGCCGGGCTTGACCAGGTATATAATTTCCTGGCCATTTATGAAAAGGCAAAAGCGACCGCGATTGATACCACGGTCAATCAATTGGCAAGGGCCAGGAAATCCAACAACTTTGAACAGATACACCGCGAAGAAGAAGACCGGAGGACCCAAAACGAAAAACTCCTTGCTTACTACCGGAGCCTGCTGCAGGAGAAACCCACCCTACGTGCACAAATTACAGACGGGATGGAGTACAATCGCACCTTCAATATGAATGGCACCATCGAAATCCCCGGACTGGGCACTGTATATTCCGGCATTCAAGGCCGGGACAAATCGGGCAAATGCTTTGGATCTTTTAAGACCATCGAAGATAAATCTGTGCTGGGTAATGCTGGCGTGCTCATGCTACCTGATTACAAAACGTTCATCTTTCCCACCCCTTTCCGGATGGAAGGGAATAAGATCATTGGCGACACGTACGAAATAGAGCTGAACGAAGGCTGGTCGGCAGAAAAGGCAGACGATACCGGCAATTACGTGATCAGGAAAAAGAATAATCCGTGA